The segment AATGGCCGACCCGTCATAACCCGGATCTTCATGCAACTGCGCACCGATAACCTTAAGCGCCCCCTTGGCCGCAAGGTTAAAGAACCCACCCGTGAACGCCGTCACGCCAAAATCGGCATCGCCCGATGCAATCGCAACCGCAACCGGCTGGGCCGCCTGAAAGATCGAAATCTCGGCATCAAGGCCCTCGTCGGCAAGATATCCCTTTTCCTTGGCAATAAATAACGGCGCGCTTGAAACAAACGCCAGTGCCGCAATATCGACCTTCTCATTGGCCTGTGCGCCAAACGCCACAAGGGCAGTCGCCCCCATCGCCAATGCCGCAACCGATCCACGCGCCAGCCGTGCCGCGCCCGCCATTCCCCTAATCGAAAGCATGTTTCCTCCACAGGATCATTTTTTTGAATGCATTATAACCTTCGGAATTTTGTTAGCCGATTTATCGACAAATTGCCAATCTTTGCCGCATTTTTCCGCCAAAAGGGTCGATTTCACCCTTAATGCGCAAGTGACCCCGCCCCCTATTTCCGTCAAGGTCGAATTTACGCGGGTCTCCCGACATTGCCGTACCACGCTCTCCCATCTTTCTAGCACCCCTCTACCGTCGTTCCAGCGAAAGCGGGACCCCATCGGCCCGCAACTTCCATCACCGAAATCGGAGAAACCCGGGACCACAAACTGGATGCCCGCCTTCGCGGGCATGACGGGGATGGGTCATACGCCCGACACCTGCGCGCACAAAACCACCATCACCCCACCTCTCTATCGTCACTCCCACGGAGCTTACCCCGCCTCGCCCCCTTTACCGTCGCCTCGCCCCTCTACCGTCACTCCCGCGAACGCGGGAGTCCATCGTGCCGCCTGCTCCCACGCCGCCGCCTGTAATCCCGCAAATTGCCATCCCCCGCCAAACCGGCTAAAACCGCCAGAGACAAACCCCGCACTCAAAGGCCCCGCATGTCATCAAACCCGGATACCCCAGCCCCAAAACCAAACGGCAAAACCGCGATGATCATCGGGGCGGGTCCGGCGGGGCTGATGGCGGCCGAACGCCTCGCCGGATCCGGTCATGCCGTTACGATCTTTGAGGGCATGCCAAGTGCCGGGCGCAAATTCCTGATGGCGGGGAAATCGGGGCTCAACATCACCCACGCCGAGGACCTCGAAACGTTTCTGTCGCGCTATGGCACCTCGCGCGCACGGCTCGAACCGCACTTACGCAAATTCGGCCCCAACGGAATCCGCGACTGGTGTGCCGGGCTTGGCATCGAAACCTTTGTCGGCTCCTCTGGCCGCGTTTTTCCGACCGCGATGAAGGCAAGCCCGCTTTTGCGCGCCTGGTTGCGTCGTCTGGATGGGCTGGGCTGCAAAATCCATTACCGCCATTACTGGACCGGCTGGGATGAAACCGAAAATGCCGTTTTCAAAACCCCGGACGGCGAAGTGACCGCCAAGGCTGATATCACCGTTCTGGCATTGGGCGGCGGAAGCTGGAAACGGCTGGGATCAGATGGCAAATGGATGGAAATCCTTAAGTCCGCCGGGATCACCTGCAACCCGTTCAAACCGGCCAATTGCGGCTTTGACGTCGCCTGGACCGACCATCTGATCGATAAATGCGCCGGTTCCCCGGTCAAGGCCGTGACGCTGACGGTCGCAACAAAATCCGGCTCGCAAACCGTGCGCGGCGAATTCGTGATTTCCAGAACCGGGATCGAAGGCAGTGCCGTCTATGCCATCTCGGCCGCCCTTCGAGATCAATGGCTTGAAACCGGCGATGCTACCGTGACGCTCGACCTGACGCCCGACCGCGACCTGGCCGACGTCACCACGCGCTTAAACAAACCACGCGGCAAAAACTCGCTTGGCAATCACCTGCGCAAAACACTCGGTCTGGACGCCACCAAAACCGCGCTCGTTTTCGAAGTCACCCCACGCGAAACCCTGAACGACCCCGCCAAACTCGCAACCGCGATCAAGACGCTCCCGCTTAAAATCACCCAACCCCGCCCGATTGACGAGGCGATCAGCACGGCGGGCGGTGTCGCATGGGAAGAACTCGACGACACCTTCCAACTCAAAAAACGCTCCGGCACCTATTGCGTGGGCGAGATGGTCGATTGGGAAGCGCCTACTGGGGGGTATTTGTTGAGTGGCTCAATGATTATATTAGGTAATCATACTTAAAAAACTAACGGAAAACAAAATGCGAAACGTTGACTTTCCTCTTGAAGATGTTCGCGATGACCTTCTGGGCAGGAAAATGTTTGCGTTCAGCTTAGCCACGGCATTGATGAATGTTGACCTAACAAAAAATGGATTTGTAGCATCTATCACTGGGCCATGGGGATCAGGAAAATCGTCAACAATTAACTTTGTCAGACACTATGTTCAGCAAATTTCAATAAAAACCGCAATGGAGAAATCCCAAAGATCAAACATAGATGTAATAAAAAATCTAGACGAACTATATTATCAGTACATAAAATTCAAACCATACATAGAAAACCTCATCGCAGATGGTAAGAATCCATACATTGTTTCAAAAGAATATCTAACATCAAAGATGGTTGAATTTGACGTAGATACCAAAAAATTGGATGATGTCTACGAATACATATTGCTTAAGAGAGAAAATGAGATAAGACCAGATACTACTGTAATCAATTTTTCTCCTTGGTCTTTACAAAACAGATCTGAAATAACTCTTTCACTTCTTTCAGAGATCAATCTTGCTATTGGGGATAATTTCGACTCCGAAACATACGAAACGTTTGCAAAATACATTGAAAAATTTGGTGAACTCGCAACAGCTACGGGATCGGATGCTGGTATTGGGAAGTTCATATCAAAATTGGTCACACTTCCTCTAAATAAAAAAAGAAAAACACTGAACGAAATCAGAGAGGAGCTATCCAAAAATCTACTTTTAGATAAAAACAAAAATAAAAGAATTATAATTATAATTGATGATCTAGATAGATTGACTCCATTTGAAGCATCTGAAACAATCAATGCTTTAAAAGGCGTAGCAAACTTACCTAAGATTGTTTACCTGCTATCATATGACAGGCATGAATTTAGTAGCTTAATATCACGTGCGATTTACGATCAAGAAGCTCCTCAAAAAGGGGAAATATTCTTGGAAAAAATAATCCAATACACAAAGGAACTTCCACTTCCAAGAGAAGAGGAGAACTCCGAGATATTCAATAAGAATTTTCTCGAAATATTATCTGATTTCAATGTTTTCCCTGAGGAAAAAAGAGCTTCATTAGCTTGGTTTTACATACTTCATAGATATTTAAAAACCCCCAGAGACACTATCAGACTATTAAACAACTACAGTGTAGCATTTTCCGTTACGCATGACATAACAGATCCTATTGATCTGCTTGTATTGACCTGCCTAGAAACCTTCGAGCCAAGCGTATACACAGCTTTGAAAACCTACGTTCAAATTTCAAAAAAGATATCGATAGATGAGGATAATCAAGAGCTGATTGAAAACTCATTGGAGAGCGCTCGCGACAAAAAAACAGCAAAATTCGCGCTTGGTTTTCTAGATCAAAGTCTGAAATCGGCAGAAAAATATCTCAACCCTCCTCCTCCTCAAACATTTAAGAATAGGGCACATTTATTTTCCAACCCAAGCTCCGCCGAGGTCTACTTTGATTTAGATCCAAATAGATCACCAATTCACAAAATTGTTCTAGAAAAATTAACACCTCTAGAGGCACCAAAAGGCCTGCTGCGACAATCAATTAGTGAATTAATCTCTTCAAGTGAGCATCGACAATCTATTCGCCCCACGCTTGAAGCACTAAGCAGCTATTTCTTTGAAAGAGATACCTGCCTTAGCATTGAATGGGCAGAGGAACTCCGAGATGTTGCCGAAATCTTAATAGCTCAGGCCCCTCCGCGCTCCTCAGCATTACTTAGCACTAACGACGAGATTATAGTCTCTATGTTTAAAAACGGATTATCCCGTTGCGATAGGGATGACCAAATTGAAATATTAACTTCACTTATCAATAAAGGCGAAGATTTATCCTTTGCATGCAAAATTATACGTGACTTAATTGGAGATCTAAAATCAGAGGGATACAAAACAAGTTCAATTTTTACATTGCCTCAAGAAGAGAGTTTCCGCGAAATATTAACCTATCGAATTCGTAAAATTGCTACAGAGCACAAAATATTCAATCAACTCTCACCCAGCAACCTAATATGGTTTTGGTGGGGAGTTGACGAAAAAAATGAAGTTCGCGACTTCATCTCGATGACGTTAGATCAAGAAGAAAGTACCCTATGCGCGTTACTGCAAATGCTTATAGGTAAAGTATTTACTAGCGATGGGGTTTTTGAAAAAACAAGCCCAAGATCACTTGAACTTCTCGCTAGCACCAGTTCATTTTTATGTGCCGCCGAACGCTTATCAAAGTCAGCGATTGAGTCTCATAGAGAGGTAGCAAATCGCTTCAAAAATGCGGTTAAGGTGGGAGAAAGTGGAGATTGGTGAGGCTTTATCTTCGGCATGAGTTCAAACATAAAAACAAACACACGCCCGAAAACAAGTTGACAAAATCAACCACATTTTATATTGGTTGATAAAGTCAACCATATAACCGTGCCCGCAACCGCGATATCGGGTGGCATTTTGCCCCGTTTGCCCGCTCCTCGCGCCACCTTGCTGTTGCACGCTTTATTTTCGGAATGTTGCCCCACATGAAGATATCAAAAACCATCCACGCAGACGGATTGCCGCAGCCCCAGCGGTCATTCGCCATGATCGCCGTGTTGCTGACCGTCATGATGGCCGTGCTTGACGGGTCGATCATGAATGTCGCCCTGCCCGCCATCGCGCAGGATCAGAATGTCAGCCCGGCGCACGCCATCTGGGTCATCACCGCCTATCAATTGGCGGTTGTCGTGGCCCTGCTGCCGCTATCCGCCCTTGGCGAGGCGATTGGCTTTCGCAAGGTCTATCTGGCCGGGATGGTGATTTTCGGCATTGCATCCGCGCTTTGCGCCTATTCCCCCAATATCGAATTCCTGACCTTCGCCCGCGTGTTGCAGGGTCTGGGCGGTGCGGCGCTGATGAGCATCAATGCGGCGCTTATGCGCCATAGCGTCCCGCAGGCAAAGCTTGGCCGCGCCATCGGGCTGATTGCCATGGTGGTGTCGATCTCCGCCGCCGCCGGGCCGACCATCGCCTCGGCCATTCTGGCGGTCACGACATGGCACTGGCTGTTTCTGATCAATATCCCGATTTCGATCATCGCCATTGTTCTTGGCACATTCGCCCTGCCCTATACCAAACCGACCCGCACCCGGTTTGATTACATAAGCGCGTTTCTGAACGTGCTGGCCTTTGGCGGGCTGATTTCGGCGCTCGGCAATGTCGGCACCCAAAGCCACCCGATGCTGATCGCGGGCCAGTTCGTGATTGCGATTACCGCCGGGTTCTTCCTTGTGCGTCGCCAGTTTTCGCGCGAACGGCCGATGCTGCCGCTTGATCTGCTCGCCCGTCCGGTCTTTGCCTGCTCCATTGGGTCGTCCATCGCGGGCTTTTGCGCGCAATTCATCGCCTTTGTCGCACTCCCCTTCTATTTCCATGACGTGCTGCATTATAGTGCGGTCGATACCGGCCTTCTGATGACGCCGTGGCCCGTCGCCACCGCCATCATCGCCCCCATTGCCGGGCGGCTGGCTGATCGATATTCACCGATCCATCTGACCGGGATCGGCATGGGAATTTTTGCCATCGGTCTGTTTGCCGTCACCCTGATCCCGGCCGGAAGTCCCCATACCGCACTTGCGATCATTGCCTGTCTGATGATCTGCGGGGTTGGTTTTGGCCTGTTCCAGTCGCCCAATAACCGCCTGATGATGACAAGCGCCCCACGGGACAGAAGCGGCGGTGCCGGCGGGATGCTCGCCACCGCCCGTCTGACCGGGCAATCGGTTGGTGCGGCCCTTGCCGCCATCCTGATCGGCACGGGTGGCGCGTTTGATCTGACCGCGATCATGGGTGTTGCGGCGGGCTTTGCCCTGATCTCGGCCGCCATTTGCGAGGGCCGCAAATATGCGATCCGCACCGGCATCATCGCCCCGCATGGTGCGGATGCCGTCGCCAAGCAGTCATGACAACCCCCGCAACACCTTGCGCACCGGCAAGACAGAAACATATCGATGAGTAAGCCAATGGAAACGCCAGAAACCAATCTCGCAAATGCGCATGTCCCCGGCGAAACCCTTCACCGGCTTGTCCATGCCTTCAAGCGTGCCATGCGCGAAGGTTTGCAGGATGCCGATATGCCCTTGCCAATCTCGCAGATGCGCACCCTGAAATGGATCATCAAAAGCCCCGGCGTCACCGCACAGCAAATCGCCACCCGCACCGGACAGGACAAGGGCCGCATCACGCGGCTTATCAAGGAACTCGAAGAAAACGGATTGATCGAACGCCGCCCCCATCCCGAAGACGGGCGAAGCCAGACCCTGCATTTGACGCCAAAGGGCGATGCGCTGATGGAAGAATACCGTGCCGTAGAAGCCAAAATCCGTACGCGCATGGCCAATGGTTTAAGCCAGAAACAAATCACGGATTTCAACGAAATTGCCAGCCTGATGGCCGACAATCTGGAATCCGAAAACAGATAATCCCTACAGGAGCTTGGAATGAACAGACCAGCACCCCGCGATCTGACCGTGATCCGCAAAACCTATGTCACGCCCAATATGCTGCGCGTGACGCTTGGCGGTGACGGCATCGCATCCTTCCCCGACGATCAGGAAAGCGCCTATGTCAAACTGATCTTCCCGATTGACGGCGATGAAAAGGACCGCGTTCTGCGCCGGACCTATACCGTGCGCCATGACCGCATCACCGATCAGGGCCGCGAGATTGACATCGATTTCGTCATGCATGGTGATGGTTCCGATGATAACGATCACGGCGGCCCGGCCTCCAACTGGGCGGTGAATTGCAAGCCCGGTGATCAGATCACCATCGGCGGCCCCGGCCCGAAAAAGCTGGTTGATCCCACCGCCGACTGGTTCCTGATTGTCGGCGATATGACGGCCCTGCCCGCCATTTCTGTCAATCTGGAAACCTTGGCCCCCGATGCGCGCGGTTACGCCGTGATCGAAATCGCGTCCGAGGCCGACATGCAGGATTTGCAAAAGCCCGAAAACGTCACCATCGAATGGGTGATCAACCCGCATCCGGGCGAAAATGCCAATGCCCTGCCCGATGTGGTGAAAAAACTGCCCTGGGCCGATGGCCGCCCGTCGGTCTGGGCCGCATGTGAATTTACCGCGATGAAAATGCTGCGCGATCATTTCCGCAATGACCGCGGGCTTGGCAAGGATGATCTTTATATCTCAAGCTACTGGAAACTCGGCCTGAACGAAGACAACCACAAGGTCATCAAGGCCGAGGATGCGCAGGCCGCCTGACATGCGGGCTATGCGTCGCGGCCTTCCTGATGGCAATGACGCAGAAAATCAATCAAGGCACGAACAGCGGGCGGTGTCGCCCGCTGCTTCGGATAATAAAGATACCAGCCCGGAAAGGGCGGCGAAAATTCTTCAAGAACCGGCACAAGCGACCCGTCATCGATCATCGGCTGCATCCAGCGCGACGACCAATAGGCAAACGCAATCCCCACCCCCTGTGCCGCCGCTTTCAACGCCGTATCACGGTGCGACACGATCAGTGGCCCATCAACCGCAACGCTGATCCATCGCCCGTCAACGCAAAACTCCCAGTTATAAAGCTTCCTGCGCCCCGGTTTGCGCCAATTGATGCATTTATGCCCGTGCAGATCGGCTGGTGTTTGCGGAACCCCATATCGCGCCAGATAATCGGGCGACGCCACGGCAAGCTGATGGATATCCGGGCCAAGCCTGACCGCAACCATATCCTTTTGCAGCAACTCGCCCAGCGTAATGCCAAGGTCATATCCGGCATCCACGATATCAAGCGGCGCATCCTCGATCACAAGTTCCAGAACCACATCGGGATATTTTTCGTGAAACGCGCCAAGCCACGGTTCGATCTGGGTCGCAAGCGCAAGCCTTGGCAGCAAAAGCCGCACCGTCCCCGCCGGTCGCCCCTGAAACTGCATGATATCTTCCACCGCAAAGGCCATTTCGGCCATCGCCGGGCGAAACCGTTCAAAAAGCCGCTTTCCCGGCTCGGTCAGCGACGTGCTGCGCGTGGTTCGCTGCAAAAGGTTCACACCCAGCCGATCTTCAAGATTGCCAATCGTCTGGCTTAACGACGATGCCGAAATGCGCAGCCGTGCCGCCGCACGCCTGAAATTGCCTTCTTCGACCACGGCGACAAAGGCTTCAAGTTCGGCATATTCCCGCCCGCGCATAATGCATTCCTTTTTAAACAGTCCATGCAGACTTTAACCCATATACCAAACAATCAGATATCACTAGCCTTGGTCATCACATCACGTCCCCACACCCAAGCCTGCCCCGCATGGCTTGCCCGATTGCACAAAGGACCATCACGAATGACCACGAATACAAATTCGAAAAACATCCTGATCACCGGCGTC is part of the Thalassospira lucentensis genome and harbors:
- a CDS encoding TIGR03862 family flavoprotein, whose product is MSSNPDTPAPKPNGKTAMIIGAGPAGLMAAERLAGSGHAVTIFEGMPSAGRKFLMAGKSGLNITHAEDLETFLSRYGTSRARLEPHLRKFGPNGIRDWCAGLGIETFVGSSGRVFPTAMKASPLLRAWLRRLDGLGCKIHYRHYWTGWDETENAVFKTPDGEVTAKADITVLALGGGSWKRLGSDGKWMEILKSAGITCNPFKPANCGFDVAWTDHLIDKCAGSPVKAVTLTVATKSGSQTVRGEFVISRTGIEGSAVYAISAALRDQWLETGDATVTLDLTPDRDLADVTTRLNKPRGKNSLGNHLRKTLGLDATKTALVFEVTPRETLNDPAKLATAIKTLPLKITQPRPIDEAISTAGGVAWEELDDTFQLKKRSGTYCVGEMVDWEAPTGGYLLSGSMIILGNHT
- a CDS encoding P-loop NTPase fold protein, with product MRNVDFPLEDVRDDLLGRKMFAFSLATALMNVDLTKNGFVASITGPWGSGKSSTINFVRHYVQQISIKTAMEKSQRSNIDVIKNLDELYYQYIKFKPYIENLIADGKNPYIVSKEYLTSKMVEFDVDTKKLDDVYEYILLKRENEIRPDTTVINFSPWSLQNRSEITLSLLSEINLAIGDNFDSETYETFAKYIEKFGELATATGSDAGIGKFISKLVTLPLNKKRKTLNEIREELSKNLLLDKNKNKRIIIIIDDLDRLTPFEASETINALKGVANLPKIVYLLSYDRHEFSSLISRAIYDQEAPQKGEIFLEKIIQYTKELPLPREEENSEIFNKNFLEILSDFNVFPEEKRASLAWFYILHRYLKTPRDTIRLLNNYSVAFSVTHDITDPIDLLVLTCLETFEPSVYTALKTYVQISKKISIDEDNQELIENSLESARDKKTAKFALGFLDQSLKSAEKYLNPPPPQTFKNRAHLFSNPSSAEVYFDLDPNRSPIHKIVLEKLTPLEAPKGLLRQSISELISSSEHRQSIRPTLEALSSYFFERDTCLSIEWAEELRDVAEILIAQAPPRSSALLSTNDEIIVSMFKNGLSRCDRDDQIEILTSLINKGEDLSFACKIIRDLIGDLKSEGYKTSSIFTLPQEESFREILTYRIRKIATEHKIFNQLSPSNLIWFWWGVDEKNEVRDFISMTLDQEESTLCALLQMLIGKVFTSDGVFEKTSPRSLELLASTSSFLCAAERLSKSAIESHREVANRFKNAVKVGESGDW
- a CDS encoding MFS transporter — translated: MKISKTIHADGLPQPQRSFAMIAVLLTVMMAVLDGSIMNVALPAIAQDQNVSPAHAIWVITAYQLAVVVALLPLSALGEAIGFRKVYLAGMVIFGIASALCAYSPNIEFLTFARVLQGLGGAALMSINAALMRHSVPQAKLGRAIGLIAMVVSISAAAGPTIASAILAVTTWHWLFLINIPISIIAIVLGTFALPYTKPTRTRFDYISAFLNVLAFGGLISALGNVGTQSHPMLIAGQFVIAITAGFFLVRRQFSRERPMLPLDLLARPVFACSIGSSIAGFCAQFIAFVALPFYFHDVLHYSAVDTGLLMTPWPVATAIIAPIAGRLADRYSPIHLTGIGMGIFAIGLFAVTLIPAGSPHTALAIIACLMICGVGFGLFQSPNNRLMMTSAPRDRSGGAGGMLATARLTGQSVGAALAAILIGTGGAFDLTAIMGVAAGFALISAAICEGRKYAIRTGIIAPHGADAVAKQS
- a CDS encoding MarR family winged helix-turn-helix transcriptional regulator codes for the protein MSKPMETPETNLANAHVPGETLHRLVHAFKRAMREGLQDADMPLPISQMRTLKWIIKSPGVTAQQIATRTGQDKGRITRLIKELEENGLIERRPHPEDGRSQTLHLTPKGDALMEEYRAVEAKIRTRMANGLSQKQITDFNEIASLMADNLESENR
- a CDS encoding siderophore-interacting protein, with amino-acid sequence MNRPAPRDLTVIRKTYVTPNMLRVTLGGDGIASFPDDQESAYVKLIFPIDGDEKDRVLRRTYTVRHDRITDQGREIDIDFVMHGDGSDDNDHGGPASNWAVNCKPGDQITIGGPGPKKLVDPTADWFLIVGDMTALPAISVNLETLAPDARGYAVIEIASEADMQDLQKPENVTIEWVINPHPGENANALPDVVKKLPWADGRPSVWAACEFTAMKMLRDHFRNDRGLGKDDLYISSYWKLGLNEDNHKVIKAEDAQAA
- a CDS encoding LysR family transcriptional regulator, with product MRGREYAELEAFVAVVEEGNFRRAAARLRISASSLSQTIGNLEDRLGVNLLQRTTRSTSLTEPGKRLFERFRPAMAEMAFAVEDIMQFQGRPAGTVRLLLPRLALATQIEPWLGAFHEKYPDVVLELVIEDAPLDIVDAGYDLGITLGELLQKDMVAVRLGPDIHQLAVASPDYLARYGVPQTPADLHGHKCINWRKPGRRKLYNWEFCVDGRWISVAVDGPLIVSHRDTALKAAAQGVGIAFAYWSSRWMQPMIDDGSLVPVLEEFSPPFPGWYLYYPKQRATPPAVRALIDFLRHCHQEGRDA